From the Gemmatimonadota bacterium genome, one window contains:
- a CDS encoding VOC family protein has product MPEIPIVSRILETALYVDDLPESRRFYETVLGLTPMFASDRLIAMDAGEGTVLLLFRRRATSAGAPTPGGRIPPHDGDGPAHFAFAIRPEDLTGWRERLAEHGVEIESEVRWDRGGSSLYFRDPDNHSVELATPGVWPIY; this is encoded by the coding sequence ATGCCTGAGATACCGATCGTTTCGCGTATCCTGGAGACCGCGCTCTACGTCGACGACCTGCCGGAGTCGAGGCGGTTCTACGAGACCGTGCTCGGCCTGACCCCGATGTTCGCCTCGGACCGACTCATTGCGATGGATGCCGGAGAGGGCACCGTCCTCCTTCTCTTTCGGCGCAGAGCCACCTCCGCCGGCGCCCCGACCCCCGGTGGCCGGATACCACCCCACGACGGGGATGGGCCGGCGCATTTTGCGTTCGCCATCCGCCCCGAGGACCTCACGGGGTGGCGCGAACGGCTTGCGGAGCACGGCGTCGAGATCGAAAGCGAGGTTCGCTGGGATCGCGGGGGCTCGAGCCTGTACTTCCGGGACCCGGACAATCATTCCGTGGAGCTGGCGACCCCCGGGGTGTGGCCTATCTACTGA
- a CDS encoding zinc ribbon domain-containing protein — translation MMPTYDYHCVDCGKDFFVIEHISEHGSSKPECPECKSTKVERVISNVMVKTTKKS, via the coding sequence ATGATGCCTACCTATGACTATCATTGCGTCGACTGCGGAAAGGACTTCTTCGTCATCGAGCACATCTCTGAGCACGGGTCATCGAAGCCCGAGTGCCCGGAATGCAAGAGCACGAAGGTCGAGCGGGTAATCTCCAACGTGATGGTCAAGACGACGAAGAAGAGCTGA